The proteins below are encoded in one region of Kazachstania africana CBS 2517 chromosome 6, complete genome:
- the KAFR0F04420 gene encoding homocysteine S-methyltransferase family protein, translated as MGRVPIKEYLLRNSDKILVLDGGQGTELEKRGINISSPVWSTLPFINESFWSNSSSNDRKIIKDMYSDFISAGADVLSTTTYQTSFASISENTNIQTLKDYHELLNRITKFTRECIGDSKYLVGSIGTYAAYLSAEYTGDFGDAADTIDYHGYFKPQLDNFNRSTEIDIIGFETIPNIHELRAILSLNKKDLSKPFYISLSTNSKAQLRDGTSLKGVVDVIKSFESTLNPNLILLGINCIGLNSSHLTMEYLNNHLPQFPLIVYPNSGEKYDPVRKIWLADEDPAFTWEYIVHRYLDAGARIVGGCCRTTPSDIRSISEAIKCYTK; from the coding sequence ATGGGACGCGTACCtattaaagaatatttacTACGTAACTCAGATAAGATACTTGTTTTGGATGGAGGCCAAGGTACTGAGCTAGAAAAGAGAGGAATCAATATATCCAGCCCTGTGTGGTCCACTTTGCCATTTATCAATGAGTCATTCTGGTCAAACAGTAGTTCAAATGATAGgaaaattataaaagaCATGTACTCAGATTTCATTAGCGCTGGTGCTGACGTACTATCTACTACGACATATCAGACAAGCTTCGCATCAATCTCAGAAAATACCAATATTCAGACATTAAAAGATTACCATGAGCTGTTGAATAGGATCACTAAATTCACTCGTGAATGTATAGgagattcaaaatatcttgTTGGTTCTATCGGAACTTATGCAGCATACTTATCTGCCGAGTATACTGGCGATTTTGGTGATGCCGCAGACACCATTGATTACCATGGTTATTTCAAACCACAACTAGACAATTTTAATAGAAGTACAGAGATAGACATAATAGGCTTCGAAACAATACCTAATATACATGAATTAAGGGCGATTTTAtcattgaacaaaaaaGACCTTTCTAAACCATTTTATATCAGTTTATCGACTAATAGTAAAGCTCAACTAAGGGATGGTACTTCACTAAAGGGCGTGGTTGACGTCatcaaatcatttgaaagtacTCTAAATCCGAACCTAATTCTTTTGGGTATTAACTGTATTGGATTGAACAGCTCTCACTTAACAatggaatatttgaataatcatCTACCTCAATTTCCTTTGATCGTGTACCCAAATAGTGGGGAGAAGTATGATCCTGTCAGAAAGATTTGGCTAGCTGACGAAGATCCTGCCTTTACTTGGGAATACATCGTGCATAGATATCTTGATGCAGGTGCTCGAATTGTTGGAGGATGTTGCCGAACAACTCCAAGCGATATACGTAGCATCTCAGAGGCCATTAAATGCTACACAAAATAG